The following coding sequences lie in one Sesamum indicum cultivar Zhongzhi No. 13 linkage group LG9, S_indicum_v1.0, whole genome shotgun sequence genomic window:
- the LOC105170280 gene encoding receptor-like serine/threonine-protein kinase NCRK isoform X1, with protein sequence MKLQVDIALLCLINVVWIQQALSDGLSTKPEANKWTCTCSIAHQENLNFVPANCSSSCDCSLAAGGSSEKKWTCICSAGGLPRLVGEDNDSSCFSACNCNAGILSELEPSKKWISSKVVVIVLLLCVVLMVLAFVASVLWHVTQKDKRPVQWASPSTDKLTSCSSATNLMSQAGSPLPVYKGYLDSSVKLSIGCIPKSPFRFRSRGGAVHGTIIQFPYSELESATNRFSDANLIGVGGSSSVYRGNLRDGRTVAIKRMKTQGGPDAEHDFLTEIELISRLHHCHVVPLLGYCSEHQGKHAERLLVFEYIPNGNLRECLDGDLGQCLDWNTRVAIALGAARGLEYLHEAAAPRILHRDVKSTNILLDEKWRAKITDLGMAKHLSADGNMSCSSSPARMQGTFGYFAPEYTIVGRASLKSDVFSFGVVLLELITGRHPIHKSCNKAEESLVIWATPRLHDSKRVIRELPDPRLKGNFQDEEMQVMAYLAKECLLLDPDSRPSMTEVVQILSTIAPNKSKRKHLPIRAFQYSSTGGMESGNPETSDGELEEIKQITSEILARRSLRMIPDSNFGVTKSEKEADDSSTSIEKLMLLSSKSRSWRLQDDEVVDITEPRFESFCLPNVDSRIFKIT encoded by the exons ATGAAGCTTCAGGTGGACATTGCCCTTCTTTGCCTCATTAATGTGGTTTGGATTCAGCAAGCTCTTTCTG ATGGACTTTCGACAAAGCCTGAAGCAAACAAGTGGACATGCACCTGTTCTATTGCACATCAGGAGAACTTGAACTTTGTCCCAGCAAACTGCTCTTCATCCTGTGATTGCAGCCTTG CTGCAGGAGGATCAAGTGAAAAGAAATGGACTTGCATTTGCTCTGCCGGTGGGTTGCCTAGATTGGTAGGTGAAGATAATGACAGCAGCTGTTTTTCGGCATGCAATTGCAATGCTG GGATTTTATCTGAGTTAGAGCCTTCAAAGAAATGGATTTCCAGCAAAGTCGTTGTGATAGTTCTCTTACTTTGTGTAGTCCTCATGGTTCTTGCATTTGTTGCTTCAGTACTGTGGCATGTCACTCAAAAGGATAAACGTCCTGTTCAATGGGCTTCGCCCTCAACGGATAAACTAACAAGTTGTAGTAGTGCTACCAACTTGATGAGCCAAGCAGGTTCTCCACTTCCAGTATACAAAGGATATTTAGATTCCTCTGTCAAACTTTCTATAG GATGCATTCCCAAGAGTCCTTTCCGATTCAGAAGTAGAGGAGGAGCTGTACACGGAACAATAATACAATTTCCATATTCCGAACTGGAAAGTGCAACAAACAGATTTTCCGATGCTAATTTGATTGGAGTTGGAGGAAGCAGCAGCGTATACAGAGGTAATCTCAGAGATGGTAGAACTGTCGCAATTAAGAGAATGAAAACTCAAGGAGGCCCAGATGCAGAACATGATTTCTTGACTGAG ATAGAACTGATATCAAGACTTCATCACTGTCACGTGGTTCCTTTGCTTGGGTACTGCTCAGAACATCAAGGAAAGCATGCTGAGAGGCTGTTGGTGTTCGAATATATTCCTAATGGCAATCTCAGGGAGTGTCTGGATGGGGATTTGGGCCAATGTTTGGACTGGAATACACGAGTCGCAATAGCTCTTGGAGCTGCACGTGGCTTGGAATATCTCCATGAAGCTGCTGCGCCTCGAATATTGCATAGGGATGTCAAATCCACCAACATTCTTTTAGATGAGAAATGGAGAGCAAAG ATTACTGATCTTGGCATGGCTAAACACCTAAGTGCTGATGGCAATATGAGCTGTTCCAGTTCTCCAGCAAGAATGCAAGGGACATTTGGTTATTTCGCTCCTGAGTACACAATTGTTGGAAGAGCTTCTTTGAAGTCCGACGTTTTCAGTTTTGGGGTAGTTCTTCTCGAACTGATCACTGGCCGTCACCCCATCCACAAATCATGTAATAAAGCGGAAGAAAGCCTTGTAATATGG GCAACACCTCGTTTGCATGACAGTAAGCGAGTGATTAGGGAGTTGCCTGATCCACGTCTGAAAGGAAATTTCCAAGATGAAGAGATGCAGGTAATGGCCTACTTAGCAAAGGAGTGCCTGTTATTGGATCCTGACTCTCGACCCAGCATGACTGAGGTTGTCCAAATTCTTTCAACTATCGCGCCAAACAAATCTAAAAGGAAACATTTGCCAATCCGTGCGTTTCAG TATTCATCCACTGGTGGCATGGAAAGCGGAAATCCAGAGACGTCCGACGGGGAACTAGAGGAAATCAAGCAAATTACATCAGAAATCCTTGCTCGACGCTCGTTGCGAATGATTCCTGACAGCAATTTCGGCGTTACAAAGAGCGAGAAAGAAGCAGATGATTCATCCACCAGCATCGAAAAACTGATGCTCCTGAGCTCAAAATCTCGCAGTTGGCGCTTACAAGACGACGAAGTGGTGGATATAACTGAACCCCGGTTCGAGTCCTTCTGTTTGCCAAACGTCGATTCCCgtatattcaaaattacatGA
- the LOC105170282 gene encoding protein CNGC15b isoform X1: protein MAYTNSRSVRFHDDVEFSKLPIANGENVIKVKYKIDGTRVAESSSKKGEKSGNSGSKSLKAKVLSRVFSEDYERVKKKILDPRGPTVRRWNKIFLIACLVSLFVDPLFFYLPVVKKDICIDIGFTLEVILTIVRSVADIFYMIQIYIRFRTAYVAPSSRVFGRGELVIDSSKIASRYFRRYFWIDAIAALPLPQVLIWAVIPNLRGSTMMNTKNVLRFIIIFQYIPRLFLIFPLSSQIVKATGVVTETAWAGAAYNLMLYMLASHVSKRNYLELVPESILLLIPEPNIVLKFQILGASWYLLAIERQEACWRHSCNLESPSCQYKYFDCRRVADSARNAWFRSSNITNRCNPENSLYPFGIYGDAVMAEVTTAKFFNKYFYCLWWGLKNLSSLGQNLGTSTYVGEIMFAIIIATLGLVLFALLIGNMQTYLQSTTVRLEEWRIKRTDTEQWMHHRQLPQELRQSVRKYDQYKWAATRGVDEEALLKGLPLDLRRDIKRHLCYDLVRRVPLFDQMDERMLDAICERLKPALCTQGTCLMREGDPVNEMLFIIRGNLDSYTTNGGRTGFFNSCRIGPGDFCGEELLTWALDPRPSVILPSSTRTVKAISEVEAFALRAEDLKFVAAQFRRLHSKQLRHKFRFYSHQWRAWAACFVQAAWRRYKKRKSAAELRALESLVMETETSNGAGAEKESPAPGSGFSVYAARLAASRRGVHHKHSDSGSGTVGSLQKPAEPDFSSVDDD, encoded by the exons ATGGCTTATACTAATTCAAGATCTGTAAG ATTCCAtgatgatgttgaattttcaaaactcCCAATAGCCAACGGCGAAAATGTGATCAAAGTTAAGTATAAAATAGATGGAACACGAGTAGCGGAGTCGAGCTCCAAGAAGGGTGAAAAGTCGGGTAACAGCGGCAGCAAATCATTGAAAGCTAAAGTATTGTCCCGAGTCTTCTCGGAGGACTATGAGAGAGTGAAGAAAAAGATACTAGATCCTCGAGGACCTACTGTTCGTCGATGGAACAAGATTTTCTTGATAGCTTGTTTGGTGTCTTTGTTCGTCGACCCTCTCTTCTTTTACTTGCCAGTGGTAAAGAAAGACATTTGCATAGACATCGGTTTCACTCTTGAGGTTATCCTAACAATTGTAAGATCAGTAGCAGATATCTTTTACATGATTCAGATTTATATTCGTTTTCGCACTGCATATGTGGCCCCTTCTTCTCGCGTTTTTGGCCGAGGAGAGCTTGTAATAGACTCTTCAAAAATCGCTTCGAGATACTTCCGAAGGTATTTCTGGATCGATGCTATTGCTGCTCTTCCGCTACCTCAG GTGTTGATTTGGGCTGTTATCCCTAACCTGAGGGGATCGACAATGATGAACACGAAAAACGTCCTGAGGTTCATTATCATATTCCAATATATTCCGAGgctttttcttatatttccACTTTCGTCGCAAATTGTCAAGGCTACCGGTGTTGTCACAGAAACAGCATGGGCTGGAGCTGCTTATAATTTGATGCTCTACATGTTAGCAAGCCATGTAAGTAAAAGGAACTATCTTGAGCTCGTCCCAGAAAGCATTCTTCTGTTGATCCCAGAGCCTAACATCGTTTTAAAATTCCAGATTTTAGGAGCTTCTTGGTACCTTCTTGCAATTGAGAGGCAAGAAGCTTGCTGGAGACACTCCTGCAATCTTGAGAGTCCATCCTGTCAGTACAAGTACTTTGACTGCCGTAGGGTTGCGGACAGCGCAAGAAATGCCTGGTTCCGGTCGAGCAACATCACAAATCGATGCAATCCTGAAAACAGCCTTTACCCTTTTGGTATTTATGGAGATGCTGTAATGGCTGAGGTTACAACCGCTAAGTTTTTCAATAAGTACTTCTACTGTCTGTGGTGGGGGTTGAAGAACCTCAG TTCTCTGGGACAAAATCTTGGTACGAGCACCTACGTTGGAGAAATTATGTTTGCCATCATTATTGCGACTCTTGGTCTGGTTCTGTTTGCCTTGCTCATAGGAAACATGCAA ACATACCTTCAATCGACGACTGTTCGACTAGAGGAATGGAGAATCAAGAGAACTGATACTGAACAGTGGATGCATCACAGGCAGCTACCGCAAGAGTTAAGGCAGTCTGTGCGGAAGTATGATCAGTATAAATGGGCAGCGACAAGAGGAGTTGATGAGGAAGCTCTGCTCAAAGGACTTCCTTTGGATCTCCGGAGAGACATTAAACGCCATCTCTGTTATGATCTAGTTCGACGG GTTCCACTGTTCGATCAAATGGACGAGCGGATGCTGGATGCAATATGCGAGAGGCTCAAACCGGCCTTATGCACACAAGGAACATGTCTAATGCGAGAGGGAGATCCTGTGAACGAAATGTTATTCATAATCCGAGGGAATCTCGACTCCTACACAACCAACGGTGGCCGGACTGGTTTCTTCAATTCATGCCGCATCGGTCCTGGTGACTTCTGCGGCGAGGAGCTCCTGACGTGGGCGCTCGACCCTCGTCCGAGCGTCATCCTTCCATCATCCACCCGCACAGTGAAAGCCATCTCCGAAGTAGAAGCATTTGCTCTCAGGGCAGAGGACCTAAAATTCGTGGCTGCTCAGTTCAGACGACTCCACAGCAAACAACTGAGGCACAAGTTCCGATTCTACTCCCACCAGTGGAGAGCTTGGGCCGCGTGTTTCGTCCAGGCAGCATGGCGGAGGTATAAAAAACGGAAGAGTGCTGCTGAGTTGAGGGCTTTGGAGAGCCTAGTGATGGAAACGGAAACATCTAATGGAGCAGGAGCGGAGAAAGAAAGCCCTGCTCCTGGTTCAGGATTTTCTGTTTATGCAGCAAGATTGGCTGCAAGCAGGAGAGGCGTCCACCATAAGCATAGCGATTCTGGTTCTGGAACGGTGGGATCGCTGCAGAAGCCAGCAGAGCCTGATTTTTCGTCCGTAGACGACGATTGA
- the LOC105170281 gene encoding exosome complex component RRP41-like gives MAGKSSATPTTYSPSLSGQKKKRPSFLTDSDWVRPDGRGPHQCRPAFLRTGAVNSASGSAYAEFGNTKVIVSVFGPRESKKAMMYSDTGRLNCNVSYTTFATPIRGQAPETKDLSSMLHKALEGAIILKSFPKTTVDVFALVLESGGSDLPVITTCASLALADAGIMLYDMVASVSVSCIGKNLLIDPVSEEESYQDGSLMITCMPSRNEVTQMTVTGEWSTPKIHEAMQLCLDACSKLGKIMRSCLKEAASGPQD, from the exons ATGGCCGGAAAATCAAGCGCTACGCCGACGACATATTCGCCGTCGCTGAGCGgtcagaagaagaagaggccTTCTTTTCTGACGGACTCCGATTGGGTCCGACCCGATGGCCGCGGCCCTCACCAGTGCCGCCCGGCAT TTCTAAGGACTGGGGCAGTGAATTCTGCTTCAGGGTCTGCTTATGCAGAATTTGGGAACACAAAGGTCATTGTATCTGT ATTTGGCCCCAGGGAAAGTAAAAAAGCAATGATGTATAGTGACACAGGGCGTTTGAATTGTAATGTCAGTTATACAACTTTTGCTACTCCAATTCGTGGTCAG GCTCCAGAAACCAAGGACCTTTCCTCAATGCTTCACAAAGCTCTGGAGGGTGCCATTATACTGAAATCTTTTCCAAAGACAACTGTTGATGTGTTTGCTTTGGTATTGGAATCTGGAGGAA GTGATCTCCCTGTAATTACAACATGTGCCAGTCTTGCTTTAGCAGATGCAGGAATAATGTTATATGACATGGTTGCCTCTGTTTCAGTG TCATGTATTGGGAAGAATCTTCTCATTGACCCTGTATCAGAAGAAGAAAGCTATCAAGACGGAAGTCTAATGATTACTTGCATGCCATCACGTAATGAGGTGACACAGATGACTGTCACGGGAGAGTGGTCGACACCAAAGATACATGAG GCAATGCAGTTATGCCTCGATGCTTGTTCTAAGCTTGGGAAGATCATGAGATCATGTCTGAAAGAAGCTGCTTCTGGTCCACAGGATTAG
- the LOC105170282 gene encoding protein CNGC15b isoform X2, translating to MAYTNSRSVRFHDDVEFSKLPIANGENVIKVKYKIDGTRVAESSSKKGEKSGNSGSKSLKAKVLSRVFSEDYERVKKKILDPRGPTVRRWNKIFLIACLVSLFVDPLFFYLPVVKKDICIDIGFTLEVILTIVRSVADIFYMIQIYIRFRTAYVAPSSRVFGRGELVIDSSKIASRYFRRYFWIDAIAALPLPQVLIWAVIPNLRGSTMMNTKNVLRFIIIFQYIPRLFLIFPLSSQIVKATGVVTETAWAGAAYNLMLYMLASHILGASWYLLAIERQEACWRHSCNLESPSCQYKYFDCRRVADSARNAWFRSSNITNRCNPENSLYPFGIYGDAVMAEVTTAKFFNKYFYCLWWGLKNLSSLGQNLGTSTYVGEIMFAIIIATLGLVLFALLIGNMQTYLQSTTVRLEEWRIKRTDTEQWMHHRQLPQELRQSVRKYDQYKWAATRGVDEEALLKGLPLDLRRDIKRHLCYDLVRRVPLFDQMDERMLDAICERLKPALCTQGTCLMREGDPVNEMLFIIRGNLDSYTTNGGRTGFFNSCRIGPGDFCGEELLTWALDPRPSVILPSSTRTVKAISEVEAFALRAEDLKFVAAQFRRLHSKQLRHKFRFYSHQWRAWAACFVQAAWRRYKKRKSAAELRALESLVMETETSNGAGAEKESPAPGSGFSVYAARLAASRRGVHHKHSDSGSGTVGSLQKPAEPDFSSVDDD from the exons ATGGCTTATACTAATTCAAGATCTGTAAG ATTCCAtgatgatgttgaattttcaaaactcCCAATAGCCAACGGCGAAAATGTGATCAAAGTTAAGTATAAAATAGATGGAACACGAGTAGCGGAGTCGAGCTCCAAGAAGGGTGAAAAGTCGGGTAACAGCGGCAGCAAATCATTGAAAGCTAAAGTATTGTCCCGAGTCTTCTCGGAGGACTATGAGAGAGTGAAGAAAAAGATACTAGATCCTCGAGGACCTACTGTTCGTCGATGGAACAAGATTTTCTTGATAGCTTGTTTGGTGTCTTTGTTCGTCGACCCTCTCTTCTTTTACTTGCCAGTGGTAAAGAAAGACATTTGCATAGACATCGGTTTCACTCTTGAGGTTATCCTAACAATTGTAAGATCAGTAGCAGATATCTTTTACATGATTCAGATTTATATTCGTTTTCGCACTGCATATGTGGCCCCTTCTTCTCGCGTTTTTGGCCGAGGAGAGCTTGTAATAGACTCTTCAAAAATCGCTTCGAGATACTTCCGAAGGTATTTCTGGATCGATGCTATTGCTGCTCTTCCGCTACCTCAG GTGTTGATTTGGGCTGTTATCCCTAACCTGAGGGGATCGACAATGATGAACACGAAAAACGTCCTGAGGTTCATTATCATATTCCAATATATTCCGAGgctttttcttatatttccACTTTCGTCGCAAATTGTCAAGGCTACCGGTGTTGTCACAGAAACAGCATGGGCTGGAGCTGCTTATAATTTGATGCTCTACATGTTAGCAAGCCAT ATTTTAGGAGCTTCTTGGTACCTTCTTGCAATTGAGAGGCAAGAAGCTTGCTGGAGACACTCCTGCAATCTTGAGAGTCCATCCTGTCAGTACAAGTACTTTGACTGCCGTAGGGTTGCGGACAGCGCAAGAAATGCCTGGTTCCGGTCGAGCAACATCACAAATCGATGCAATCCTGAAAACAGCCTTTACCCTTTTGGTATTTATGGAGATGCTGTAATGGCTGAGGTTACAACCGCTAAGTTTTTCAATAAGTACTTCTACTGTCTGTGGTGGGGGTTGAAGAACCTCAG TTCTCTGGGACAAAATCTTGGTACGAGCACCTACGTTGGAGAAATTATGTTTGCCATCATTATTGCGACTCTTGGTCTGGTTCTGTTTGCCTTGCTCATAGGAAACATGCAA ACATACCTTCAATCGACGACTGTTCGACTAGAGGAATGGAGAATCAAGAGAACTGATACTGAACAGTGGATGCATCACAGGCAGCTACCGCAAGAGTTAAGGCAGTCTGTGCGGAAGTATGATCAGTATAAATGGGCAGCGACAAGAGGAGTTGATGAGGAAGCTCTGCTCAAAGGACTTCCTTTGGATCTCCGGAGAGACATTAAACGCCATCTCTGTTATGATCTAGTTCGACGG GTTCCACTGTTCGATCAAATGGACGAGCGGATGCTGGATGCAATATGCGAGAGGCTCAAACCGGCCTTATGCACACAAGGAACATGTCTAATGCGAGAGGGAGATCCTGTGAACGAAATGTTATTCATAATCCGAGGGAATCTCGACTCCTACACAACCAACGGTGGCCGGACTGGTTTCTTCAATTCATGCCGCATCGGTCCTGGTGACTTCTGCGGCGAGGAGCTCCTGACGTGGGCGCTCGACCCTCGTCCGAGCGTCATCCTTCCATCATCCACCCGCACAGTGAAAGCCATCTCCGAAGTAGAAGCATTTGCTCTCAGGGCAGAGGACCTAAAATTCGTGGCTGCTCAGTTCAGACGACTCCACAGCAAACAACTGAGGCACAAGTTCCGATTCTACTCCCACCAGTGGAGAGCTTGGGCCGCGTGTTTCGTCCAGGCAGCATGGCGGAGGTATAAAAAACGGAAGAGTGCTGCTGAGTTGAGGGCTTTGGAGAGCCTAGTGATGGAAACGGAAACATCTAATGGAGCAGGAGCGGAGAAAGAAAGCCCTGCTCCTGGTTCAGGATTTTCTGTTTATGCAGCAAGATTGGCTGCAAGCAGGAGAGGCGTCCACCATAAGCATAGCGATTCTGGTTCTGGAACGGTGGGATCGCTGCAGAAGCCAGCAGAGCCTGATTTTTCGTCCGTAGACGACGATTGA
- the LOC105170280 gene encoding receptor-like serine/threonine-protein kinase NCRK isoform X2, translating to MKLQVDIALLCLINVVWIQQALSDGLSTKPEANKWTCTCSIAHQENLNFVPANCSSSCDCSLAAGGSSEKKWTCICSAGGLPRLVGEDNDSSCFSACNCNAVLWHVTQKDKRPVQWASPSTDKLTSCSSATNLMSQAGSPLPVYKGYLDSSVKLSIGCIPKSPFRFRSRGGAVHGTIIQFPYSELESATNRFSDANLIGVGGSSSVYRGNLRDGRTVAIKRMKTQGGPDAEHDFLTEIELISRLHHCHVVPLLGYCSEHQGKHAERLLVFEYIPNGNLRECLDGDLGQCLDWNTRVAIALGAARGLEYLHEAAAPRILHRDVKSTNILLDEKWRAKITDLGMAKHLSADGNMSCSSSPARMQGTFGYFAPEYTIVGRASLKSDVFSFGVVLLELITGRHPIHKSCNKAEESLVIWATPRLHDSKRVIRELPDPRLKGNFQDEEMQVMAYLAKECLLLDPDSRPSMTEVVQILSTIAPNKSKRKHLPIRAFQYSSTGGMESGNPETSDGELEEIKQITSEILARRSLRMIPDSNFGVTKSEKEADDSSTSIEKLMLLSSKSRSWRLQDDEVVDITEPRFESFCLPNVDSRIFKIT from the exons ATGAAGCTTCAGGTGGACATTGCCCTTCTTTGCCTCATTAATGTGGTTTGGATTCAGCAAGCTCTTTCTG ATGGACTTTCGACAAAGCCTGAAGCAAACAAGTGGACATGCACCTGTTCTATTGCACATCAGGAGAACTTGAACTTTGTCCCAGCAAACTGCTCTTCATCCTGTGATTGCAGCCTTG CTGCAGGAGGATCAAGTGAAAAGAAATGGACTTGCATTTGCTCTGCCGGTGGGTTGCCTAGATTGGTAGGTGAAGATAATGACAGCAGCTGTTTTTCGGCATGCAATTGCAATGCTG TACTGTGGCATGTCACTCAAAAGGATAAACGTCCTGTTCAATGGGCTTCGCCCTCAACGGATAAACTAACAAGTTGTAGTAGTGCTACCAACTTGATGAGCCAAGCAGGTTCTCCACTTCCAGTATACAAAGGATATTTAGATTCCTCTGTCAAACTTTCTATAG GATGCATTCCCAAGAGTCCTTTCCGATTCAGAAGTAGAGGAGGAGCTGTACACGGAACAATAATACAATTTCCATATTCCGAACTGGAAAGTGCAACAAACAGATTTTCCGATGCTAATTTGATTGGAGTTGGAGGAAGCAGCAGCGTATACAGAGGTAATCTCAGAGATGGTAGAACTGTCGCAATTAAGAGAATGAAAACTCAAGGAGGCCCAGATGCAGAACATGATTTCTTGACTGAG ATAGAACTGATATCAAGACTTCATCACTGTCACGTGGTTCCTTTGCTTGGGTACTGCTCAGAACATCAAGGAAAGCATGCTGAGAGGCTGTTGGTGTTCGAATATATTCCTAATGGCAATCTCAGGGAGTGTCTGGATGGGGATTTGGGCCAATGTTTGGACTGGAATACACGAGTCGCAATAGCTCTTGGAGCTGCACGTGGCTTGGAATATCTCCATGAAGCTGCTGCGCCTCGAATATTGCATAGGGATGTCAAATCCACCAACATTCTTTTAGATGAGAAATGGAGAGCAAAG ATTACTGATCTTGGCATGGCTAAACACCTAAGTGCTGATGGCAATATGAGCTGTTCCAGTTCTCCAGCAAGAATGCAAGGGACATTTGGTTATTTCGCTCCTGAGTACACAATTGTTGGAAGAGCTTCTTTGAAGTCCGACGTTTTCAGTTTTGGGGTAGTTCTTCTCGAACTGATCACTGGCCGTCACCCCATCCACAAATCATGTAATAAAGCGGAAGAAAGCCTTGTAATATGG GCAACACCTCGTTTGCATGACAGTAAGCGAGTGATTAGGGAGTTGCCTGATCCACGTCTGAAAGGAAATTTCCAAGATGAAGAGATGCAGGTAATGGCCTACTTAGCAAAGGAGTGCCTGTTATTGGATCCTGACTCTCGACCCAGCATGACTGAGGTTGTCCAAATTCTTTCAACTATCGCGCCAAACAAATCTAAAAGGAAACATTTGCCAATCCGTGCGTTTCAG TATTCATCCACTGGTGGCATGGAAAGCGGAAATCCAGAGACGTCCGACGGGGAACTAGAGGAAATCAAGCAAATTACATCAGAAATCCTTGCTCGACGCTCGTTGCGAATGATTCCTGACAGCAATTTCGGCGTTACAAAGAGCGAGAAAGAAGCAGATGATTCATCCACCAGCATCGAAAAACTGATGCTCCTGAGCTCAAAATCTCGCAGTTGGCGCTTACAAGACGACGAAGTGGTGGATATAACTGAACCCCGGTTCGAGTCCTTCTGTTTGCCAAACGTCGATTCCCgtatattcaaaattacatGA